A single genomic interval of Microbacterium sp. zg-Y1090 harbors:
- a CDS encoding right-handed parallel beta-helix repeat-containing protein → MPSPRRFRAPRALALLVAGLMTTSLALATSAPAAAATDVSDDFSRSVSQGWGKTASGLTWTSSAGSSGSVVDGSGRVSHTPGTGATQTLSSTIDRDTVFSALLWPEKATAAGNGATISLGLRSDGGRSYQARVRFGTSGVNLWMSRFDGSTAKETVLTSTKPIAAFREGQRIRAEFSVTGDTAVSIKARIWIDGTPKPAEWQQVHEDRSAERLAQAGSAVVATHLSSASAANAVRIDDVRIVTAGTTTPAPTPAPAPTPAPAPAPAPAPAPAPAQGTAGSLPVGSASYPVPAGAVYVVPKGKNAGSGTLADPYQSAAHAAAKAPNGSTIVLRGGTYREYVYVGFNRKLTIQAYPGEAVWFDGSSPVTNWTKSGSTWVSTGWNHKFDRRISFNANLDETSRFVDSRNPYAGYPEQVWINGAALRQVGSASAVTSGTFFVDEAGKRLIIGSDPSGKRVEATTLAQAIKVQGKGTVLRGFGVQRYATTLNLMGTVTAEVDGITLENMVVRDNATVGVYTWNDNQTFRKLTLTGNGMLGLGANGTDNLKITESVISGNNTQMFKPAPVSGGLKLSHVQNVDVSRNVISDNDSAGLWFDVNSYDLRITRNRVTGNSTSGVQLEISEKAIVADNYIAGNHTGLHINNTGNVKVWNNTIDGTSRALSFAKDSRTQSDGALATKIPWLMRNLQFRNNVISYSPKGSNCAYLTQDYQQKALGSAFGISSDSNVFYRQSATAPANFACWANGTAGTRSFKTLESFSSFTGNEKNSAEWLGSPVINSDLTVRGDVLSAPRAGLAGLPADVAAAIGVAAGQKRIGPFSAPTK, encoded by the coding sequence ATGCCTTCTCCCCGTCGTTTCCGCGCGCCTCGCGCTCTCGCTCTGCTGGTCGCAGGGCTGATGACCACCTCGCTCGCGCTGGCGACGTCCGCTCCGGCTGCCGCCGCGACGGATGTCTCGGACGACTTCTCGCGATCGGTATCGCAGGGATGGGGGAAGACGGCATCTGGTCTCACATGGACGAGCAGCGCCGGCAGCAGCGGCAGCGTGGTCGACGGGTCGGGGCGCGTCAGCCACACGCCGGGCACCGGTGCGACGCAGACCCTCTCATCGACCATCGATCGCGACACCGTCTTCAGCGCGCTGCTGTGGCCGGAGAAGGCGACCGCCGCGGGCAACGGCGCGACGATCTCCTTGGGTCTGCGCTCCGACGGAGGTCGGTCGTACCAGGCACGTGTGCGGTTCGGGACGTCTGGCGTGAACCTGTGGATGAGCCGCTTTGACGGCTCGACCGCGAAGGAGACGGTGCTGACGTCGACGAAGCCGATCGCCGCCTTCCGCGAGGGGCAGCGCATCCGCGCGGAGTTCAGCGTCACCGGAGACACCGCGGTCTCGATCAAGGCGCGCATCTGGATCGACGGCACCCCCAAGCCCGCCGAGTGGCAGCAGGTGCACGAGGACCGCAGCGCCGAGCGTCTCGCCCAGGCGGGGTCCGCGGTCGTCGCCACGCACCTGTCGTCTGCGTCGGCCGCCAACGCGGTACGCATCGACGACGTGCGCATCGTCACCGCGGGCACGACTACACCGGCCCCGACACCCGCTCCTGCGCCGACACCCGCCCCGGCACCCGCCCCCGCACCGGCCCCGGCCCCCGCTCCGGCGCAGGGCACCGCGGGAAGCCTCCCTGTGGGCAGCGCGTCCTATCCCGTTCCCGCCGGCGCGGTGTACGTCGTTCCCAAGGGAAAGAATGCCGGGTCGGGAACCCTCGCCGATCCGTACCAGAGCGCCGCACACGCGGCGGCGAAGGCCCCTAACGGCTCGACGATCGTCTTGCGCGGAGGCACCTACCGCGAGTATGTGTACGTCGGCTTCAACCGCAAGCTGACGATCCAGGCCTACCCCGGCGAAGCGGTGTGGTTCGACGGCAGTTCTCCGGTGACCAACTGGACGAAGTCCGGCAGCACCTGGGTCAGCACCGGCTGGAACCACAAGTTCGATCGACGCATCTCCTTCAACGCCAACCTGGATGAGACGAGCCGTTTCGTCGATAGCCGCAACCCCTACGCCGGGTACCCGGAGCAGGTGTGGATCAACGGCGCGGCACTGCGGCAGGTCGGATCAGCGTCGGCCGTGACCTCCGGCACGTTCTTCGTCGATGAGGCCGGGAAGCGCCTCATCATCGGCAGCGACCCTTCGGGCAAGCGCGTAGAGGCCACGACTCTGGCTCAGGCGATCAAGGTGCAGGGCAAGGGCACCGTCCTGCGCGGCTTCGGTGTGCAGCGTTATGCCACCACGCTGAACCTCATGGGCACCGTCACCGCCGAGGTGGACGGGATCACCCTCGAGAACATGGTTGTGCGCGACAACGCCACGGTGGGGGTGTACACCTGGAACGACAACCAGACGTTCCGCAAGCTCACGCTGACCGGCAACGGCATGCTCGGCCTCGGCGCGAACGGCACCGACAACCTCAAGATCACCGAATCCGTCATCAGCGGCAACAACACGCAGATGTTCAAACCAGCGCCCGTGTCCGGCGGCCTGAAACTGTCACACGTCCAGAACGTGGACGTGTCCAGGAACGTGATCTCCGACAACGACAGCGCCGGCCTCTGGTTCGACGTGAACTCGTATGACCTGCGCATCACACGCAACCGCGTCACCGGCAACTCCACCAGTGGCGTGCAATTGGAGATCAGCGAGAAGGCGATCGTCGCCGACAACTACATCGCCGGCAACCACACGGGTCTGCACATCAACAACACCGGCAACGTGAAGGTGTGGAACAACACTATCGACGGAACCAGTCGCGCGCTCAGCTTCGCCAAGGACAGTCGCACGCAATCGGACGGTGCCCTCGCGACCAAGATCCCGTGGCTGATGCGCAATCTGCAATTCCGCAACAACGTCATCTCGTACAGCCCGAAGGGCAGCAACTGCGCCTACCTGACGCAGGACTACCAGCAGAAGGCCCTGGGGAGCGCATTCGGCATCTCGTCCGACAGCAACGTGTTCTACCGGCAGAGTGCGACTGCACCCGCCAATTTCGCGTGCTGGGCGAACGGCACGGCGGGCACGCGCAGCTTCAAGACCCTTGAGTCGTTCTCGAGTTTCACGGGCAATGAGAAGAACTCCGCGGAATGGCTCGGTAGCCCTGTGATCAACAGCGACCTCACCGTGCGCGGCGACGTGCTCTCCGCTCCGCGGGCCGGCCTGGCAGGACTGCCGGCAGACGTCGCGGCGGCGATCGGTGTCGCGGCCGGCCAGAAGCGCATCGGTCCCTTCTCCGCGCCGACGAAGTGA
- a CDS encoding glycosyltransferase, whose translation MQIYEVVRTAHLERAVELGEGVTILYRGRRYDFDADVARGVDVLRRGLLASTRHALTHRVDVIEVNEPLVVRAATRSLAFIVAARLRARVVGDPRPVAVAYAIGNMPTAQMLRNLPLKAGARHRLQRLLAPAVWRALDRVAFGTSQAAQLYGEELSGRRDPETELIEALPTRDPEATGDPRPETLAFVGDLSERKGFPALLAAWPAVRASVPGARLVIVGRGAGEDDARRLADADPQVSLLIDPPREEIYRALRGAKVLTLPSRRRPLWREQVGLPIAEALAQGCAVVTTDETGIARWLRDHGHHVVPEEAVERELSAELVAALTSRRTPEDVWSDLPSRDGRESARAWMYADGEEEQP comes from the coding sequence GTGCAGATCTACGAGGTGGTGCGCACCGCGCATCTCGAGCGCGCAGTTGAACTGGGCGAGGGGGTCACGATCCTTTACCGCGGTCGGCGCTACGACTTCGACGCCGACGTCGCCCGGGGCGTCGACGTGCTGCGGCGAGGCCTCCTGGCATCCACCCGGCATGCCCTTACACATCGCGTCGACGTGATCGAGGTCAACGAGCCGCTCGTGGTCAGAGCTGCCACGCGCAGCCTCGCCTTCATCGTCGCGGCTCGCCTGCGCGCCCGGGTCGTGGGAGACCCGCGGCCGGTGGCGGTGGCCTACGCCATCGGCAACATGCCTACCGCGCAGATGCTGCGCAACCTGCCGCTGAAGGCGGGGGCGAGGCATCGGCTGCAGCGGCTGCTCGCGCCCGCGGTGTGGCGGGCGCTGGATCGCGTCGCCTTCGGGACGTCACAGGCGGCGCAGCTCTACGGGGAAGAACTGAGCGGGCGTCGTGATCCCGAGACCGAGCTGATCGAGGCGCTTCCCACGCGTGACCCGGAGGCGACCGGGGACCCACGCCCGGAGACATTGGCATTCGTGGGCGATCTGTCCGAGCGCAAGGGATTTCCCGCGTTGCTCGCGGCTTGGCCGGCGGTGCGCGCATCGGTGCCCGGCGCGCGGTTGGTGATCGTGGGGCGGGGCGCAGGTGAGGACGACGCGCGGCGGCTGGCCGACGCCGACCCACAGGTGTCGCTGCTCATCGATCCGCCCCGCGAGGAGATCTACCGCGCGCTCAGAGGGGCGAAGGTGCTCACTCTGCCTTCTCGCCGTCGACCGCTGTGGCGCGAGCAGGTCGGCCTGCCCATCGCTGAAGCCCTCGCGCAGGGGTGCGCCGTCGTGACCACCGACGAGACGGGTATCGCACGCTGGCTTCGCGATCACGGGCACCACGTCGTGCCGGAGGAGGCCGTCGAGCGGGAGCTGTCTGCGGAACTCGTCGCAGCGCTGACATCACGCCGCACGCCGGAGGATGTCTGGTCCGATCTGCCCTCCCGCGATGGGCGGGAGTCGGCCCGCGCGTGGATGTACGCCGACGGCGAGGAGGAGCAGCCGTGA
- a CDS encoding acyltransferase, producing the protein MTDATHSKRGILRRLLAHRKHLVAYGRGVLRGHPGVRIGRGVKLGGPGERRFDRGVTLTSGVQIWVGPGAVLTMRSGSKIGDRSIVNVQSSVVIEQGTRISWDVQILDTDFHWLADETGRRRSHTRPIVLGPRALIGARSMVLKGVEVGAGAVVGAGSVVRRSVEPGSIVVGNPALPVGAVSDWGSAV; encoded by the coding sequence GTGACCGATGCAACCCACTCGAAGCGAGGCATCCTGCGACGGCTTCTGGCCCACCGTAAGCACCTTGTCGCCTACGGGCGGGGGGTGCTGCGGGGTCACCCCGGGGTGCGCATCGGGCGCGGCGTGAAGCTCGGCGGCCCAGGAGAGCGTCGGTTCGACCGTGGGGTCACGTTGACCTCTGGTGTGCAGATCTGGGTCGGCCCTGGTGCCGTGCTCACCATGCGATCGGGCTCGAAGATCGGGGACCGCAGCATCGTGAACGTGCAGTCCTCCGTCGTGATCGAGCAAGGCACCCGCATCTCGTGGGATGTGCAGATTCTCGACACCGACTTCCACTGGCTCGCCGATGAGACCGGACGGCGGCGCAGCCACACCCGACCCATCGTGCTGGGACCCCGCGCGCTGATCGGCGCACGGTCCATGGTGCTCAAGGGCGTCGAGGTCGGTGCCGGTGCAGTGGTCGGGGCCGGCTCCGTGGTGCGGCGCTCCGTGGAACCGGGCAGCATCGTCGTGGGCAACCCGGCCCTGCCCGTCGGAGCTGTGTCGGATTGGGGCAGCGCGGTGTGA
- a CDS encoding glycosyltransferase family 4 protein has protein sequence MLAAAPVRRSRSGAVAFTWDENSAARLAFSRGVGTRYCGVVWLTDAVDREGPQALAPMRRALRKMDGVWVLSAAQVQPLREFLGPAGPPVHHVLFGIDEAFFTAHPYPERPLVVSVGGDRDRDAATLFQALERIRAQRPDVEIVVQSTSTAPPPSGVRVVPYLTHAELRNLYARASVAVIATRDNSHVSGMTVGLEVMSTGRPIVITETAGMDDYFTPEGGAALVPLGDAAALSDHALALLNDPAGAARAGAAARRRVESTFTTRHLASRLAALARRSV, from the coding sequence GTGCTGGCGGCCGCCCCCGTTCGGCGCAGCCGGTCGGGAGCGGTCGCCTTCACATGGGACGAGAACAGCGCCGCACGCTTGGCGTTCTCCCGAGGCGTGGGCACCCGATACTGCGGTGTGGTGTGGCTGACGGATGCCGTGGACCGCGAAGGACCGCAGGCTCTCGCTCCGATGCGACGCGCCCTGCGCAAGATGGACGGCGTGTGGGTACTCAGCGCCGCGCAGGTGCAGCCGCTGCGGGAGTTCTTGGGGCCCGCCGGTCCCCCCGTGCATCACGTGCTCTTCGGGATCGACGAGGCATTCTTCACCGCTCACCCCTACCCTGAGCGACCGTTGGTGGTCAGCGTCGGTGGCGATCGTGATCGCGATGCGGCCACGCTGTTCCAAGCCCTCGAGAGAATCCGCGCCCAGCGTCCCGACGTCGAGATCGTCGTGCAGAGCACGTCCACCGCACCTCCGCCCAGCGGGGTGCGAGTCGTCCCCTATCTGACCCACGCGGAGCTGCGGAACCTGTATGCCCGCGCGAGCGTGGCGGTCATCGCCACGCGCGACAACTCCCACGTGTCGGGTATGACGGTGGGGCTCGAGGTGATGTCCACGGGTCGACCGATCGTCATCACGGAGACAGCCGGCATGGACGACTACTTCACACCCGAGGGCGGCGCCGCCCTCGTGCCGCTCGGGGACGCCGCGGCACTGAGCGACCACGCGCTGGCCCTTCTCAACGACCCGGCCGGCGCCGCGCGCGCGGGTGCCGCAGCGCGTCGTCGGGTGGAATCGACCTTCACCACACGCCACCTCGCGTCGCGACTCGCCGCTCTCGCCCGCCGCTCGGTGTAG
- a CDS encoding acyltransferase family protein, with product MRWVDAGKGIAIALVVLFHAARWLDGLPADTAAWQQVNDTLATMRLPLFFTLAGLFAAKWATAPVADLWNTKLRLFAWVFVLWAVIDLGPYWLGQGLHGTGINFRREIFDTLMAPVVPRFELWFIWALALFFLLNRVTRRLPASIVLIASFAVSVVGFTGLLPLPSPGWTGLCKYYFFFFGGMVLRAALFRYAAHSGWLLRGGVFFVWAAGAVAVTHWGLTTVPGIMPALGVLGVLAGVAASQALQHVSVVVSLGAKTLPVYLAHTPIIIVLSAVGVIAPPAPLLEAAAIVYPPLVAIAAIMLSLALYRVSRRGALRWLFEPPPRLLLAKRPESAQRNV from the coding sequence GTGCGCTGGGTCGACGCGGGCAAGGGGATTGCGATCGCGCTCGTCGTGCTCTTCCATGCCGCCCGATGGCTCGACGGCCTGCCTGCGGATACGGCGGCCTGGCAGCAGGTCAATGACACGCTGGCGACGATGCGCTTGCCGCTGTTCTTCACGCTTGCAGGGCTGTTCGCTGCGAAGTGGGCCACGGCTCCCGTCGCTGACCTGTGGAACACCAAGCTTCGTCTTTTCGCCTGGGTCTTCGTCCTGTGGGCAGTGATCGATCTCGGGCCCTACTGGCTCGGCCAGGGGTTGCATGGCACCGGGATCAACTTCCGCCGGGAGATCTTCGACACGCTCATGGCGCCCGTGGTGCCCCGCTTCGAGCTCTGGTTCATCTGGGCGCTGGCGTTGTTCTTTCTGCTCAACCGCGTGACACGGCGGCTGCCGGCATCCATCGTGCTCATCGCGTCCTTCGCGGTATCGGTGGTCGGTTTCACCGGGCTGTTGCCTCTGCCCTCGCCGGGGTGGACGGGGCTGTGCAAGTACTACTTCTTCTTCTTCGGCGGCATGGTGCTGCGGGCGGCCCTGTTCCGCTACGCGGCGCACAGCGGGTGGCTGCTGCGCGGCGGCGTCTTCTTCGTCTGGGCCGCCGGCGCTGTCGCCGTCACCCACTGGGGACTGACAACGGTGCCGGGCATCATGCCCGCGCTCGGGGTGCTCGGCGTGCTCGCGGGTGTCGCCGCATCACAGGCGCTGCAGCACGTTTCCGTTGTCGTCTCGTTGGGGGCGAAGACACTGCCCGTATATCTCGCGCACACGCCGATCATCATCGTGCTCAGCGCCGTGGGGGTCATCGCGCCGCCGGCGCCCCTGCTCGAAGCAGCGGCGATCGTCTACCCGCCCTTGGTCGCGATCGCGGCGATCATGCTGTCGCTCGCCCTGTACCGCGTGAGCCGCCGTGGCGCCCTGCGGTGGCTGTTCGAGCCGCCGCCACGTCTGCTTCTCGCGAAGCGGCCCGAGTCCGCGCAGAGGAATGTTTGA
- a CDS encoding polysaccharide biosynthesis tyrosine autokinase: MTAVDYFRSLRRRWVVIVVLTVLGGLAGFAYASTQTETFRAQAAVVVIPTRGDSTMELVQGSNYVQGLVQTYAVVATSPAVLGPVIEELELDTTPRALAGRITVDSPLDTTVLEIAATGADPEMTANIANAVADQLADAVEDLAPQTQTSGPAVRVETISEAVAPRAPIAPNTRLIAIAGALAGFVLGVVYAVLRQLLATRLTSREDVAAVTDMPILGEVSAAGGTSLPAAVRDSAVSAAAESVRGIAAGLRFANIDGDAKVILITSAVSGEGKSSIALATALILAEQGQRTLLIDADLRRGSIATLTGLEGGVGVTTVLLGDATEDEALHQWGSPSLRIMTSGTIPPNPGQLLASDHLRDLISAARERFDVVIVDSPPVLAVSDPMWLAPIVDGIVVIARYRYTKRDELVRALGELESTRARVFGLVLNGTKRAAGNPYYVADAPAKRGSRSRTPRAVLTE; encoded by the coding sequence ATGACGGCGGTGGATTACTTCCGATCGCTTCGCAGACGCTGGGTCGTCATCGTGGTGCTGACGGTTCTCGGCGGGCTGGCAGGCTTCGCCTATGCCTCGACCCAGACGGAGACCTTCCGCGCACAGGCGGCGGTGGTGGTCATCCCCACGCGAGGCGACAGCACGATGGAGCTCGTGCAGGGATCGAACTACGTGCAGGGCCTCGTGCAGACCTACGCCGTGGTGGCGACGTCGCCCGCCGTGCTGGGGCCCGTGATCGAAGAACTCGAGCTCGATACGACACCCCGTGCCCTCGCCGGTCGCATCACCGTCGATTCGCCGCTGGACACGACGGTGCTCGAGATCGCAGCAACCGGGGCGGATCCGGAGATGACGGCGAACATCGCCAACGCGGTCGCTGACCAGTTGGCGGATGCCGTGGAGGATCTGGCCCCGCAGACGCAGACCTCCGGTCCCGCCGTGCGCGTGGAGACGATCAGCGAGGCGGTCGCACCGCGCGCCCCGATTGCGCCCAACACGCGGCTGATCGCCATCGCCGGCGCACTCGCCGGGTTCGTGCTCGGGGTCGTCTACGCGGTGCTGCGTCAACTGCTCGCAACGCGACTCACGTCACGGGAGGACGTGGCGGCCGTCACCGACATGCCCATCCTCGGCGAGGTGAGCGCCGCCGGCGGCACTTCCCTGCCGGCGGCGGTGCGGGATTCGGCGGTGAGTGCCGCCGCGGAGTCGGTGCGCGGCATCGCCGCGGGTCTGCGCTTCGCCAACATCGATGGCGATGCGAAGGTCATCCTGATCACGTCGGCCGTCTCTGGAGAGGGCAAGTCGTCGATCGCCCTGGCGACGGCGCTCATCCTCGCCGAGCAGGGTCAGCGCACACTGCTGATCGACGCGGACCTGCGCCGAGGGTCCATCGCGACCCTGACCGGGCTCGAAGGTGGTGTCGGTGTGACGACGGTGCTCCTGGGCGACGCAACCGAAGACGAAGCGCTGCATCAGTGGGGTTCGCCGAGCCTTCGGATCATGACGAGTGGGACCATCCCACCCAACCCCGGCCAGCTGCTGGCCTCCGACCACCTGCGCGATCTCATCTCCGCAGCCCGAGAGCGCTTCGACGTCGTCATCGTCGACAGCCCGCCCGTGCTCGCCGTGAGCGACCCGATGTGGCTCGCGCCGATCGTCGACGGGATCGTCGTGATCGCCCGCTACCGATACACCAAGCGGGACGAGCTGGTGCGCGCACTGGGTGAGCTGGAATCCACCCGCGCCCGAGTCTTCGGGCTCGTGCTCAACGGGACCAAGCGTGCGGCGGGCAACCCCTACTACGTCGCCGACGCGCCCGCCAAGCGCGGCTCGCGCTCGCGCACGCCGCGCGCCGTCCTCACCGAGTGA